The Solanum pennellii chromosome 11, SPENNV200 genome contains a region encoding:
- the LOC107003718 gene encoding protein ANTAGONIST OF LIKE HETEROCHROMATIN PROTEIN 1-like, producing the protein MDRNAFHTLVLLTKDIGGLTDSKSALDDTYIPIRVRIQHKPRYRTRKGEIATNVLGVCDRNLNFTYVLPGWEGSAADGRVLRDAIVRRNGNYYLCDGGYTNGKGFLSPYRGYRYWLKDWRGDNPSPRCKEELFNMRHARARNVIERAFGLLKGRWGILRSPSWYSVKVHNRIISACCLIHNFIRREMEVDPLDIDVEEQMEYQHENIDVVESSEEWTTWRDELAQSMWNARF; encoded by the exons ATGGATAGAAATGCCTTTCACACTTTAGTTCTCTTAACTAAAGATATAGGAGGTCTGACTGATAGTAAAA GTGCGCTAGATGATACTTACATTCCCATTAGAGTTCGAATCCAACACAAACCAAGATATAGAACAAGAAAAGGAGAGATAGCAACTAATGTTTTGGGAGTTTGTGATAGAAATCTCAATTTTACTTATGTGTTACCTGGATGGGAAGGTTCAGCTGCCGATGGTCGTGTATTACGAGATGCTATAGTACGAAGGAATG GTAACTATTATTTGTGTGACGGAGGATATACGAATGGAAAAGGATTTCTTTCACCTTATCGAGGTTATAGATATTGGTTAAAGGATTGGCGCGGCGATAATCCATCGCCTCGTTGTAAAGAAGAGCTTTTCAACATGAGGCATGCTAGAGCTCGTAATGTAATTGAAAGGGCATTTGGTTTGTTGAAAGGACGTTGGGGAATTCTTAGAAGTCCTTCATGGTACTCTGTTAAGGTTCATAACAGGATCATTAGTGCTTGTTgtttgattcataatttcattcgTAGAGAGATGGAAGTGGATCCCTTAGACATTGATGTAGAAGAACAAATGGAGTATCAACACGAGaatattgatgttgttgaatCGTCGGAGGAGTGGACCACTTGGAGGGATGAGTTGGCCCAATCAATGTGGAATGCAAGATTTTAA